In Oryza sativa Japonica Group chromosome 3, ASM3414082v1, one DNA window encodes the following:
- the LOC4332717 gene encoding NAC domain-containing protein 58-like: MVLSNPAMLPPGFRFHPTDEELIVHYLRNRAASSPCPVSIIADVDIYKFDPWDLPSKENYGDREWYFFSPRDRKYPNGIRPNRAAGSGYWKATGTDKPIHSSGGAATNESVGVKKALVFYKGRPPKGTKTNWIMHEYRLAAADAHAANTYRPMKFRNTSMRLDDWVLCRIYKKSSHASPLAVPPLSDHEQDEPCALEENAPLYAPSSSSAASMILQGAAAGAFPSLHAAAAATQRTAMQKIPSISDLLNEYSLSQLFDDGGAAAAAPLQEMARQPDHHHHQQQQHALFGHPVMNHFIANNSMVQLAHLDPSSSAAASTSAGAVVEPPAVTGKRKRSSDGGEPTIQALPPAAAAAKKPNGSCVGATFQIGSALQGSSLGLSHQMLLHSNMGMN; this comes from the exons ATGGTTCTGTCGAACCCGGCGATGCTGCCGCCGGGGTTCCGGTTCCACCCGACGGACGAGGAGCTGATCGTGCACTACCTCCGCAACcgggccgcctcctcgccgtgcCCCGTCTCCATCATCGCCGACGTCGACATCTACAAGTTCGATCCGTGGGACCTCCCAT CCAAGGAGAATTACGGGGACAGGGAGTGGTACTTCTTCAGCCCGAGGGACCGCAAGTACCCGAACGGGATCCGGCCGAACCGCGCCGCGGGCTCCGGCTACTGGAAGGCCACCGGCACCGACAAGCCCATccacagcagcggcggcgcggcgaccaaCGAGAGCGTCGGCGTCAAGAAGGCGCTCGTCTTCTACAAGGGCCGCCCGCCCAAGGGCACCAAGACCAACTGGATCATGCACGAgtaccgcctcgccgccgcagaCGCCCACGCCGCCAACACCTACCGCCCCATGAAGTTCCGCAACACCTCCATGAGG CTGGATGACTGGGTGCTGTGCCGGATCTACAAGAAGAGCAGCCACGCGTCGCCGCtggccgtgccgccgctctCCGACCACGAGCAGGACGAGCCGTGCGCCCTGGAGGAGAACGCGCCGCTGtacgcgccgtcgtcgtcgagcgcCGCATCCATGATCTTGCagggcgctgccgccggcgccttcccgtcgctgcacgccgccgccgccgctacgcaGAGGACGGCGATGCAGAAGATCCCTTCCATTTCCGACCTGCTCAACGAGTACTCGCTGTCGCAGCtcttcgacgacggcggcgccgccgccgccgcccccctgcAGGAGATGGCGAGGCAgcccgaccaccaccaccaccaacaacaacaacacgcCCTCTTTGGCCACCCCGTCATGAACCATTTCATCGCGAACAACAGCATGGTTCAGCTCGCGCACCTGGACCCGtcctcctctgcggccgcctcGACGTCGGCAGGCGCCGTCGTCGAGCCGCCGGCCGTCACCGGGAAGCGCAAGAGATCATCGGACGGAGGCGAGCCGACGATCCAGGCGCTGCCTCCTGCTGCCGCGGCGGCCAAGAAGCCGAACGGTTCATGCGTTGGTGCAACTTTCCAAATAGGCAGCGCCTTGCAGGGATCGTCACTGGGACTGAGCCACCAGATGCTGCTCCACTCTAACATGGGGATGAACTGA